CTGACCACCTGGAAGGATGCACGTATCTCATCGGCACCGAGCGTTAAGGCCAGCTCTCTCACCTCACCCTCTATAGACTCCAGTGAGTTCACGACTATGCTCATGATTATCGGGGTTATCAGGAGGGCCTGACCGACGCTTATCCCCATCTCCGTGTAGAGAAGGCCGAGAGAACCGAGCGGTCCGAGGGGGACGAACATCAGGTAGAGCACCAGGCCCCAGATAACGGTCGGGACTCCCATGAGCCCGTTTATCAGGGTCTTAACCAGCCATTTGCCGGGGAAATCTTTCAGGCCGAGGAGCACTGAAATCGGCAGAGACCACGCCACTGCCATCAGTGTCGCTACACCGGAGACCTTGATGGAACGGAGGGCTATCTCTATCACGTAGGGGTCGTCTATCAGCTTCACCGCCTCTGAAAATCCCTGGATTATGTAGTCCCATGCCATCTG
This window of the Thermococcus thermotolerans genome carries:
- a CDS encoding ABC transporter permease → MAWDYIIQGFSEAVKLIDDPYVIEIALRSIKVSGVATLMAVAWSLPISVLLGLKDFPGKWLVKTLINGLMGVPTVIWGLVLYLMFVPLGPLGSLGLLYTEMGISVGQALLITPIIMSIVVNSLESIEGEVRELALTLGADEIRASFQVVRESVGGIVLAIIAAFNRAIAELGIALMIGGNIYVKGGVYNTRVLTTAIQMYTVRAEMSVAIALGIILMGIVLAVNLLSNLVRKWLE